A window of the Streptomyces griseochromogenes genome harbors these coding sequences:
- a CDS encoding CCA tRNA nucleotidyltransferase, with translation MPNPNEDTPSALNQAQQLAVSELLRVAPVADDLARRFQEAGFSLALVGGSVRDALLGRLGNDLDFTTDARPEDVLKIVRPWADAVWEVGIAFGTVGAHKGGYQIEVTTYRSEAYDRTSRKPEVSYGDSIEEDLVRRDFTVNAMAVALPEKEFIDPHGGLEDLAARVLRTPGTPEESFSDDPLRMMRAARFAAQLDFTVAPEVVTAMSEMADRIEIVSAERVRDELNKLILSAYPRKGLTLLVDSGLADHVLPELPALRLERDEHHRHKDVYEHTLIVLEQAIALEQDGPDLTLRLAALLHDIGKPRTRRFEKDGRVSFHHHEVVGAKMTKKRMTALKYSNELVKDVSRLVELHLRFHGYGTGEWTDSAVRRYVRDAGPLLDRLHKLTRSDCTTRNKRRAAALARAYDGLEDRIAQLQEQEELDAIRPDLDGNQIMEILGVGPGPVIGKAYKHMLELRLENGPMEYDAAVTALKEWWGEQS, from the coding sequence GTGCCGAACCCCAACGAAGACACTCCCTCTGCCCTGAACCAGGCGCAGCAGCTCGCGGTGAGCGAGCTGCTGCGGGTGGCGCCCGTCGCCGACGACCTCGCCCGTCGATTCCAGGAGGCCGGGTTCTCGCTCGCCCTGGTCGGTGGCTCGGTGCGGGACGCGCTGCTCGGCCGGCTCGGCAACGACCTGGACTTCACCACCGACGCGCGCCCCGAGGACGTACTGAAGATCGTGCGGCCATGGGCGGACGCCGTCTGGGAGGTCGGGATCGCCTTCGGCACCGTCGGCGCGCACAAGGGCGGCTACCAGATCGAGGTCACCACCTACCGGTCGGAGGCGTACGACCGCACCTCGCGCAAGCCCGAGGTGTCCTACGGCGACTCCATCGAGGAGGATCTGGTCCGGCGTGACTTCACGGTCAACGCGATGGCCGTGGCGCTGCCGGAGAAGGAGTTCATCGACCCGCACGGCGGCCTCGAGGACCTCGCGGCCCGGGTGCTGCGTACTCCCGGGACTCCTGAGGAGTCGTTCTCGGACGATCCGCTGCGAATGATGCGGGCCGCCCGGTTCGCCGCCCAGCTCGACTTCACGGTCGCCCCCGAGGTGGTCACCGCGATGTCGGAGATGGCCGACCGGATCGAGATCGTCTCGGCCGAGCGGGTCCGGGACGAGCTGAACAAGCTGATCCTCTCCGCGTACCCGCGCAAGGGCCTGACCCTGCTGGTGGACAGTGGCCTCGCCGACCACGTCCTGCCCGAGCTGCCGGCCCTGCGTCTGGAGCGTGACGAGCACCACCGGCACAAGGACGTCTACGAGCACACGCTGATCGTGCTGGAGCAGGCGATCGCCCTGGAACAGGACGGCCCCGACCTCACGCTGCGTCTGGCAGCGTTGCTGCACGACATCGGCAAGCCGCGTACGCGCCGTTTCGAGAAGGACGGCCGCGTCTCGTTCCACCACCACGAGGTGGTCGGCGCGAAGATGACCAAGAAGCGCATGACCGCCTTGAAGTACTCCAACGAACTGGTGAAGGACGTCTCACGGCTGGTCGAACTCCACCTGCGCTTCCACGGCTACGGCACCGGGGAGTGGACGGACTCGGCCGTACGCCGCTACGTCCGTGACGCCGGCCCGCTGCTGGATCGCCTGCACAAGCTGACGCGTTCCGACTGCACCACGCGGAACAAGCGCAGGGCGGCCGCGCTGGCACGGGCCTACGACGGCCTGGAGGACCGCATCGCCCAGCTCCAGGAGCAAGAGGAACTGGACGCGATCCGCCCCGATCTCGACGGCAACCAGATCATGGAGATCCTGGGCGTCGGGCCCGGCCCCGTCATCGGCAAGGCGTACAAGCACATGCTGGAGCTGCGCCTGGAGAACGGCCCGATGGAGTACGACGCGGCGGTGACGGCTCTCAAGGAGTGGTGGGGCGAACAGAGCTGA